The genomic DNA CCTCTTTCTTCACTGGCTCTTCCTTCTCCGACAAGATCAGCTCAATGTGGCATGGGGAGGACATGTAAGCTGCAACAAGTAGTTAAGCAGGTTGTTAAGCTGCAACAAGCAAAACATCCACAACATAGCAAAAGACAATAAAAGGAACAAACTTCAACTTCAGATAAACTTACGATTGATGCGTCCATGAGCACGGTAGGTCCTGCGCCGCTGCTTCTGAGCTTGGTTCACTTGAATGTGCGACACGTAGAGGGTATCGACGTCAAGACCTTTGACCTGTGCAGCAGAGAAATTCACATAATTAGCATAACATAACATTAAAGAAACAAAGATAGCTCTGACAGGATACAGTAAAATTGCAGACCTCAGCATTGCTCTCTGCATTCTTGAGAAGATCTAGAATGAATCTAGCAGACTTAACGGGCCAGCGTCCCTGTCCATTGGAGTGGCGCGACTTAGCCTGAGCAGTACGCCCAACACCGCCGCAGTACCTGCGGAAGGGGATGGCCTGCTTGTGGGCAATCACATCCTCAAGGTACCTTTTGGCCTTGGTGAGTGACAACTTCCTGAGGGCAAAAGCTGTCTCACGGGTGTTCTGCAAGTATTACAGACAACATTAACAAACCCTGAAATGGGCACCATCATATTTTTCTTCAAAGTATAAAAGGCAGACAGGAAGAATAATGTGTGCGTTTATATGGATGAGCACAACTAAAGTTGACTCAGACCAAGCTAACAAATTGAGAAAGAGAAATGTGCCATCATTTACTGAACCAATTGACATGGAATTGTCCAACACATGGACAGGGCCAACGGTTCACCCAATAACGATGAACACAATGTTCCTAAAGTTTACGGGGATACTGCTACCAAGAAACACAGCATCCTGCTTTTTTCTTTAGGGCACCAACTAAAGAAACCACAACTTTGCAGTATAAAGTTCACGTACAAACTGCAAAGCACTGCATAACTACACTTAATGGAGTTACTAGAAATGGTGGACCTATAACAATTTCAATCCCTGAAATTTGTGTCATTTTACTCTAGCAAACAACCAATCTTACTTCAGCATCACAGAATAAACACAATGACACCTTTATAACACAGAACAGGGAAAACACATGCAGTACAAATACTGTATAGCAACTTGCACAGCAACAACAGAGAATTCACCGAATAAGCAAGAGGATAAAACAGCAAATTTACTGAACCAATAGATATGAAGCAGTCATAAACCCAATATCAATGAAGTTGGCATTCTAAAGTTTCATGAATGGTCACATTCTGTCTATTCCCTTTTGGCTTCTGCTAACTAAATCAAACAAGCTGTAACTATAATTTACAATACAGCCATGCTCCAAAAACCATCTACAGAGTATCATATAAAGGAAGAAGCTATCTACAAATGGTCTCTTCTATTTAGATCAAGGAAAGGACCAATAACTACGAGGAATGACATGAATGATGATACCAGTGAGTCCAACATGAACAGGCTATATGAAAACTAAAGGAAGAACGCTAAGGTGCACGCAAACAAATCATGGGATCTCTCGAAACGAGAGCGAGTAAGGGAGCTCTCACCTTGAAGTGAACACGGAGGTCCCGGCCCATGGCCTTGGTGGCTGCAACGCATCAGACAAACAGATACACAAATTTATCAGAAAAGCCGAAGATATACAAATCGACACCAAAATTTTGCGGGACGACGCTTACACTTGGTGGGGTTGGTCGGCTCCCTCGAGTACTTCACCTGGAACCAAAAGCAAGAGCCGCCGCACGGCAGGAATCAGTAAGGGCGAGACCAAATCCATGGCGGCAACCAAGATGTAACACGCGCGCGCGAGAAGATGGGGGGAGGGAGATCTCACCATGGCTGCaaccggcgagcgggcggcctCGAGGCGGATGGGGGgcgtctgcggcggcggcaaggggtgGGAAAGGAAACGGGGCTGTTGGAGCGAGAGAGATTATGTAGGTGGCACGGGAACTAGGGGGCAACAAAACCCTAATGGCACATTATGGGCCGAGCCGACTGCGGGGCCTTAGCTGAAGGCCCATGTTCGCGATTTCAAGAGCGGGTGGGCAGGCAACAAGAGACTTTTTCTGGGCTGGGTCCTAGGCTTCCGGCTGGCTTCGCAGTCagattctttttatttttattttactgtTTAGATTTGCAATTCTTTTGTCCGGtcaattatttttgcaaaacagTAAACAAAATCTCTCAATAGAGCTTTTAATCCAACAATACGCATGGCGTTATGGCCAGGTTATCCAAGAATTCAGGGAGAGAACTTTCAATCGACGGTCACGAACTGAAAAACAAACAACAATGTGCATGGTTAGATCAGCTGCACTTGCCGCCGGGGAGTTGGCTTCAGCCAACTAGTAGGCTATTACAAAATATGTATTGAACTCCCAACTTGTGAACTTTATGAAATTTCGCTCACTACTATCTTACTTTCTGAAATTTCATTAGCAGCTTTCTGAGTTCCAAAACACGCACTCCGCACCAGCATCCTCACAATTACAATTCAGCAAGTCAAAACGCTTGTGCTTTCCTAAACATGTGACAAACAAGCAGACTATAGTAAGGTGTACAACACCAAAATTGGAAATTTGGACCAGTGCAGCTCGTGGACCCTTTCCAACTCTCAATATTCAGGGATCTGGGACACTGGCATGGCATGCATGCAGTCCTTGGTTCGGAAACATTGAGTCTAATCTTTCTGCAACTTGACTGGCCTCTCCTTGTGTGACCCTGCATTTCCAAAGAAAAGGGGAAACAAAAAATCATTTCTATGCTCCAACTTGAACAGATAACTGAGGGAGTAAAACACATTTTTCTGTACTGGGAGGTTATTAGCAAAAGCCGTAGAGTGCATGTGAGTGGAAAAGTGTTTCTCTGAAAGGCATAGCAAAAAACACCTGCATATCTCCTTTTCTTGTTGGCTCTTCTTCTCTTGCGCTCAGCCTGTGTAAGTTCTCCCTCTTCCTTAACATCACCTTTTCCTTCAAAGATTTCTTCAGGAGCAAGCATTGCAGCATCGGAAACAGCTACAGGTGCAATCTGCAAGACAGAAATCGTGACATTAAGTGAATGCTATGATAGTATGACTGAGGCCTAGAGCAATATCACAGGAAAAAGTAAAggtttttgtacctcttccattGCTAAGGCTGGCACATTAGCTTGTACAGACATATCTTCAATGACCTGAAAAGGCCATATTTCACTTCATACGGTGACAAATCTTGAGCAAAAAAGATTGCAAACACGAATTTTGAAGTTATCCTTACCGGCTTTGGAGCAAAGTGGAAATGTGATAGTGCATCCAACTTCAAGCATACCCTCTTAAATAAAGTATTTGCCTGGGTGGACACAAAGTTAGTCATTAATAGAGAACATAACTTAGCTTATCTGACATTAAATATTATGTTGGCAAGCAAAAATCACATTGGATAAAGTACATATAGCATCGCAGAGTGATTGAATATAATGTAAACATGAGATCAAGTTAACTAATGTAATAATTCCACCCCAAATAACAGTCAATGCGAAAGATCTCCCATGATTAACAGACAAGCAAAGACACTGAAAGATTATTCTTTCAAAGACATTTGCTTTCAAATCAATATAAATGAAGAATTAAATTGTTCACAACAATTTAGATTATGGGTAGACTAATATTATTTTCACAACAAATAAAGCTAACTCCCCTTTTATTCTTGTAAGGAGTGAATCAACTTACCTCTTTCTTTAGTTCATCTGAAATCGATAGCGGGGCAGGTGCAATGCCTGATTTTTGGGCATAATCATCCTggaataacaaaaaaaaatcaagagtaAATTAATTTAATGCTTATCTCAATTAGAATCTGTttgaatataaaaaaaatattataacagTGCGAACCTCATAGAGTTCAGCAAGACCCTTCTTGCTCTTACTTTCATCCTGTTGGAACAATATTGCAAATAGTAAGATATCAGCACAGATATCTTATGGCTAGTTGGCTACCATGTAAGGATTCTAGTTACATACCAGTTCCTTATGCTCCCTGGGAGCTTTAGACGGCAAGAGAGAAGGCTTCTCAACATCATCAAAATGACCCTGTAAGAAACCAAGAAATCAAATCTAAATATTAGTAATGAAAACATAGAAAATGATCTCAAAGTGGTCCTCAGAATTACCAGTGCACCTAATGCTATTACACTACCATAGCTGAAGTAGAACACCATGGACAGGATTGAAAGGCAAAAATACAATATGTACCTCTGCAATTCTTTTCTTTATCATCTCTTCAAGAGAAGCTGTGACTTCCTCAGTGATTACTGGGGCAGGTCTTACATTGTGCTCAAAATCAAGGTCCACTTCTAGGGCACTGTTTTTGGGCCTGCTGGAAGCAGTAACCTACAAATAACTATTTAGTTTATTTAAAGTGAAATGATAATAAATTATCGCTAATGGGATGTTATAAGTTAGAAATATGTATAGTTAAAAGCAGAATTAAATGCACTCTATTCATTACCTCTCCCTGCATGGTCCACGTACTGGGTTCAAGATTAGCTTTCTCCATTTGCTCTATTTTAGCACGCATCTTCAGCCGCTCCTTTTCATGGGTTGAGAGACCCTGGTCTTCCTgtagaaaaggaaaacattGACAAACTAGTATATGTGCATGGTTCAACTAAGACGAGTAGATCTAGCGTGGGACCAACATTTCCATCATCGTTCTCACTGCCATCAAGTTCCATTTCATGTACATCATCCTTGAATTGAACTTTCTTTGTGGAACCATCTCTCTTTTTGACTGGCTGGTTATGTTTTTTCTCGAAAAAATCTTTGTACCTGAAAAGGCCCTTTGCTGTTCAGATTACAATGCCAAGTGCTATTATATCTGCAAATGCATACCTATTACTATAGTGGCTAAACATTGTTCGGTTTCTGCAAATTAAGGAATTTACAAGGTTTGCTGGACAAATATATGTACACTAAGAACAACAATGTAACCAAGAAAATTAGCTGCTTCAGCTTCTCTTTCTGACCCTTCGTAATCTAGTATGGTTTCATGAGATAAAATCTAAGCATCAAGCAAGCCCAGTCAGGCATATTCACTTGAAATGACTGCCACTCCCATTTATAAAAGTCTTTTACCAAAGCTTGTAAAAAGCAATGTTTCGATAGTGAACCTAAAAAATTAACATAGCCCAGTATATAAATGTTTAATGTTTTTATAAGTGTCTAATCCAAAATGATTTGCGCTTATCACAATAGCATGCTTGACGATTAGCATAAGGACTTACATTATACCTCCACCACCGTCTCCTTCaccctcttcatcatcatcctcaaaATCTTCCAACTACAGATAAACAACATTAGTaggacaaagaagaagaatatcTGGATTAACATGGTTACATACGGTATTTAACATTGTAACAGCCAAAAATGGACAATAACTTCAGTCAGGAAAAATCTCTGAAAAAACTTGTACTATTGCTGAGTTCTCTGAGCTCTAGATGCTCAGTTCCCTTTCACATCTATCAGAAATTATGGATTCAATTCCTGAGATATTGCCTACTTCTGGTTCTatttaattattctttctaaAAGAACCAAAGATTATTATTATGTTGCTACaattgagagagagggagaatgACCAGGAAATCCTTACATCCAATTGGCCttcatcgtcatcatcttccCCCTCATCGTCATCCTCGTCTCTGTCCTCCTCACCCTCATCATCACTGTCCTCCATCCAGTTTTtcgccgccttcttcttctctcctcGATTGGCACCGCCACCATACTCCTCTTCATCCCCCTTATCCAGGAACTCCGCCATCTCACCTATCTTCAGGAACCGGTCCTCCAACCCTTTCCCTCCTCTCCCATCcaattcctcctcctcttcttcttcctcatcgtcACTCaattcctcctcctcatctgtCTCCTCCAACTCCTCCTTGAACTCATCCAATTCGCTACCTTGTCCGTCCTCCTCCGACTGCTCCACCTCGGCATCAGCAGGCGTCTCCACAGGCGGTTGTGGCCGGGGTTGCTGCtcgaggcggcggagctggcggcgcaGGTGGGGGAGGAGTGGGCGGGAGAGCAGCTCTATCTGGGACCAAATCTGCTCAGCATCGAAGGCGGGGCCCGCGAGGAGGCCAGGGAGCGGG from Setaria italica strain Yugu1 chromosome VII, Setaria_italica_v2.0, whole genome shotgun sequence includes the following:
- the LOC101778599 gene encoding 60S ribosomal protein L17; amino-acid sequence: MVKYSREPTNPTKSTKAMGRDLRVHFKNTRETAFALRKLSLTKAKRYLEDVIAHKQAIPFRRYCGGVGRTAQAKSRHSNGQGRWPVKSARFILDLLKNAESNAEVKGLDVDTLYVSHIQVNQAQKQRRRTYRAHGRINPYMSSPCHIELILSEKEEPVKKEAESQIATRKA
- the LOC101779281 gene encoding U3 small nucleolar ribonucleoprotein protein MPP10, with protein sequence MAMDVGEPLDGGAALQLLRDADPAHFLSPSADLAAAARAASRHIYSSLAPLSPAQPPPLPGLLAGPAFDAEQIWSQIELLSRPLLPHLRRQLRRLEQQPRPQPPVETPADAEVEQSEEDGQGSELDEFKEELEETDEEEELSDDEEEEEEEELDGRGGKGLEDRFLKIGEMAEFLDKGDEEEYGGGANRGEKKKAAKNWMEDSDDEGEEDRDEDDDEGEDDDDEGQLDLEDFEDDDEEGEGDGGGGIMYKDFFEKKHNQPVKKRDGSTKKVQFKDDVHEMELDGSENDDGNEDQGLSTHEKERLKMRAKIEQMEKANLEPSTWTMQGEVTASSRPKNSALEVDLDFEHNVRPAPVITEEVTASLEEMIKKRIAEGHFDDVEKPSLLPSKAPREHKELDESKSKKGLAELYEDDYAQKSGIAPAPLSISDELKKEANTLFKRVCLKLDALSHFHFAPKPVIEDMSVQANVPALAMEEIAPVAVSDAAMLAPEEIFEGKGDVKEEGELTQAERKRRRANKKRRYAGSHKERPVKLQKD